The Lycium ferocissimum isolate CSIRO_LF1 chromosome 1, AGI_CSIRO_Lferr_CH_V1, whole genome shotgun sequence genome includes a region encoding these proteins:
- the LOC132048039 gene encoding uncharacterized protein LOC132048039 — protein sequence MGGSRRKYKRSRTKVRVGLPKKNPNVFKPAFSLPPKLKSLVNSHWDDKGSVIDNYKSFGVVSNPNLLGVRCRTSHMIETDSLQVPPPNKKQKPMDMDDDVDGFQDLDDSASDVEEDDLKSALGKKRRDGKSAPLQPLTSIQRVYISRLVEEYGDDYQSMFMDTKLNKMQHSVATLEKLCKRYHMYKDKNPLLVGS from the exons ATGGGTGGTTCACGGCGAAAATACAAGAGATCAAGAACAAAAGTTCGAGTGGGTCTCCCAAAAAAGAACCCTAATGTATTCAAACCTGCTTTTTCACTCCCACCAAAGCTGAAGTCACTAGTGAACTCACATTGGGATGATAAGGGCAGCGTAATCGACAATTACAAGTCATTCGGCGTCGTTTCGAACCCTAATTTGCTTGGTGTTCGTTGCCGGACATCTCATATGATTGAAACTGATAGCCTTCAGGTGCCGCCGCCGAACAAGAAACAGAAAcctatggatatggatgatgaCGTGGATGGGTTTCAGGATTTGGATGATTCTGCTAGTGACGTTGAGGAAGATG ATCTTAAGTCAGCACTTGGGAAGAAACGAAGGGATGGAAAAAGTGCTCCTCTGCAACCACTGACTTCCATACAGCGAGTTTACATTAGCAGGCTTGTAGAGGAGTATGGAGATGATTATCAG AGCATGTTCATGGACACAAAACTAAATAAGATGCAGCATTCTGTAGCAACACTAGAGAAACTGTGCAAAAGATATCACATGTACAAGGATAAAAATCCATTACTTGTTGGCAGTTAA